GAATAATGAATAATGAATAATGAATAATGAATAATGAATAATGAATAATGAATAATGAATAATGAATAATGAATAATGAATAATGAATAATGAATAATGAATAATGAATAATGAATAATGAATAATAAAATGCGAAGTGTATAATGCGAAGTGTATTGGGATAAATAATAATGCAGAGGGAGAATGTAATAAAGAATAAATCATTCGCGTTTTCGGTAAGGATTGTCAATTTATATAAATTTCTGTCTACAAAGAAAAAAGAATTTGTTCTCTCAAAACAGGTATTAAGAAGTGGAACTTCCATTGGCGCTAATATTGAAGAAGCGGATGGAGGAATTTCCAAAGCTGATTTTTCAAATCGAATTTCAATTGCTTACAAAGAAGCAAAAGAAACCCATTATTGGCTCCG
This sequence is a window from bacterium. Protein-coding genes within it:
- a CDS encoding four helix bundle protein, with the protein product MQRENVIKNKSFAFSVRIVNLYKFLSTKKKEFVLSKQVLRSGTSIGANIEEADGGISKADFSNRISIAYKEAKETHYWLRLLHETGYLNKESFDSIMSDCNEICKILFSILKTTRIKK